GACCAAAGGGATTTATGAAAACGACATATCTTATTCTTAAACAACTAAAGGTAGCTGATAGCGATATTCATTATGAAATATTCGGTCCTTTAGAGGATATTACAGCATCGTAAAATATTTTTTGCAAAATAACAGGTTTAAAAATACTCATCATAGGACGACATCTCCATGACTCAGATTAATATAACTACTAATCAGTGGATAGTGTTTTTCACTTCCACTGATTAGAGTTTACGTTTTTATTGCTTTTGAACTACTACTTGAATAACGTGACATAAACCGGAATGACGTATTCCCTCATGGCGCTCTGCTTCTCCATAATAAAAATGAATCCATTTTTGTTCACGAAACCATGTTAATAAATCAATTGGATTATATAGCATTGCTGTTTCTTTTGGGCCACCTGTCCGATATGCCAATTGATCCTCTGAATAGACTTCTAAGATCAAATAACCACCTGTTTTTACGGAGGCTAACATAGTATGAATCAAAAATCGTTGCTTTTCTCTCGGAACATGTCCAAATACCATTACCGCTGCATCATATTTATTGGCAGGTACCATTTCTTTCGTAAGATCCTTTTGCTCAACCTGTATGGATACGCCTTTTTCCTTAGCCAACTGCTGAGCTTTCTTAAGCCCTACGCTAGACTGATCATAAGCTATAACATCATGTCCTAATTCTGCTAAATAAACTGCATTTCTCCCTTCTCCCTCTGCAAAACAAGCAACCGCGGAGCGCGGATTTAACCGATGGCTCATCACCTGAACAAATCGATTTGCCTGTTTACCATAAACAAACGCTTTATCAGAATAGCTTTTATCCCAAAATTTTTCTGACATTTCCATCCCTCACTTTGATTGACTGTTTATACATACTTTTTCCCCATTTTCTCTTATTTGAAGTTAGATGAAAACATAAATGCTTGTAGTATGTGTTAAAAAAGGATAAATAGACTTGAGAACCATTTGGAGTAGGGTCAAATAAATACATCAACAACCAAGAAACAAGCCGAATAAGGATAAAGCCTTAAAGCGCCCCGTTCCAATTTTAACATCTATACATTTAAGCAAAAACGAGACAACACCAATAGCAAAAGCTTGGTGGTTGCCTCGTTCCTTCAATTATACTTCTAACGTAGAAGTATCTCCAGTTGGTAATCCAAGTTCCCATGATTTTAATAAACGTCGCATAATTTTACCACTGCGTGTTTTAGGAATCATATCTCTTACCTCTAATTCACGCGGAGCCGCATGAGCGCTTAAACCCGTTCTAACAAATTGCCGGATTTCTTCCCGAAGATCTTCTGAATCTTCATAACCGTCATTTAAAGTAATAAACGCCTTAATTATTTCTCCTCGCTCCGGATGAGGCTTTCCGATAACACCAGCTTCAGCCACAGCCGGATGTTCAATTAATTTACTCTCTACTTCAAATGGTCCGACACGTTCACCTGATGTAATAATCACATCATCTACACGTCCTTGGAACCAGAAATAACCATCTTCATCTCGATAAGCGCTATCACCGGAAATATACCAGTCTTTCATAAAGTAGCTTTCATATTTTCCAGGATTATTCCAGATTGCCCGCATCATTGCCGGCCAGCCCTTTTTAATCGCTAAATTACCCATTTGATAAGGTTCTAATTCATTTCCTTCATTATCAACAATACTTGCCTCAACACCCGGTATAGGTTTACCCATAGATCCAGAGCGTATTTCTAGGGAAGGAAAGTTAACAATTAGTTGTGCACCCGTTTCTGTCATCCACCATGTATCATGAATTCGCAAATTAAATGCGTTCAAGCCCCACATAAATACTTCCGGATTTAATGGCTCACCAACACTTAGAATATGACGTAAGGACGAAAGATCGTATTGTTTTACCATGGCCTCGCCAACACTCGCTAACTTTCGTAAAGCTGTTGGGGCTGTATACCAAACAGTCACATTATGCTTTTCTATGGTTCCATACCAATCATCTGGCGTAAATCTGCCTCCACGAACAACATTGGTTACTCCCTGTAACCAAGGAGCAAAAATTCCATAACTCGTTCCGGTAACCCATCCTGGATCAGCTGTACACCAATAAACATCGTCTTCTTTTAAATCCAGCACCCACTTTCCTGTAACATAATGCTGAATCATCGCATGATGTACATGATAAACACCTTTTGGCTTCCCAGTAGAACCGGAAGTATAATGAAGCAGC
The window above is part of the Virgibacillus proomii genome. Proteins encoded here:
- a CDS encoding class I SAM-dependent methyltransferase, which codes for MSEKFWDKSYSDKAFVYGKQANRFVQVMSHRLNPRSAVACFAEGEGRNAVYLAELGHDVIAYDQSSVGLKKAQQLAKEKGVSIQVEQKDLTKEMVPANKYDAAVMVFGHVPREKQRFLIHTMLASVKTGGYLILEVYSEDQLAYRTGGPKETAMLYNPIDLLTWFREQKWIHFYYGEAERHEGIRHSGLCHVIQVVVQKQ
- the acsA gene encoding acetate--CoA ligase codes for the protein MKVKKIPAKEGTYNLQDYEKMRETFSWNQVNEMFSWHETGNVNMAYEAIDRHAENPDKSDQIALLYSSPDREEKLTFSDLRNGSNKFANVLRKYGINKGDRVFLFMPRSPEFYISFLGILKVGAIAGPLFEAFMEQAVRDRLQDSAAKMLITTPELLYRVPQSDLPDLEKIILVGEFSETEDKYINYRQEMEAASSETEIEWVDLEDGMLLHYTSGSTGKPKGVYHVHHAMIQHYVTGKWVLDLKEDDVYWCTADPGWVTGTSYGIFAPWLQGVTNVVRGGRFTPDDWYGTIEKHNVTVWYTAPTALRKLASVGEAMVKQYDLSSLRHILSVGEPLNPEVFMWGLNAFNLRIHDTWWMTETGAQLIVNFPSLEIRSGSMGKPIPGVEASIVDNEGNELEPYQMGNLAIKKGWPAMMRAIWNNPGKYESYFMKDWYISGDSAYRDEDGYFWFQGRVDDVIITSGERVGPFEVESKLIEHPAVAEAGVIGKPHPERGEIIKAFITLNDGYEDSEDLREEIRQFVRTGLSAHAAPRELEVRDMIPKTRSGKIMRRLLKSWELGLPTGDTSTLEV